Proteins from a single region of Sporosarcina sp. P33:
- the gloB gene encoding hydroxyacylglutathione hydrolase, which yields MIIHPIKAFADNYIWCIQEETEAVVVDPGTANDVLDFLEEKQLRLAAILLTHKHEDHTGGVLEVMARHPECQIYGPKETETLANHVVEEGDTFNLLGHPIQVFETAGHTHGHISFLMGNSLFCGDALFSAGCGRVFTGDYEAQYETLQKFKRLDEDIHIYPGHEYTETNLRFAYDTQPDNEKIFNALKKVRDLREKGEPTLPTTIGREKEINLFLRAETLEDFIELRNARDDF from the coding sequence ATGATTATTCATCCAATCAAAGCCTTTGCTGATAATTACATATGGTGCATTCAAGAAGAAACAGAGGCAGTTGTAGTTGATCCGGGAACAGCAAATGATGTCCTGGATTTTCTTGAAGAAAAGCAGCTTCGCCTGGCTGCCATTCTTTTAACGCATAAGCATGAAGACCATACCGGCGGGGTACTTGAGGTTATGGCGAGACATCCAGAATGCCAGATATATGGACCGAAAGAAACGGAAACCCTGGCAAATCATGTGGTAGAGGAAGGCGATACCTTTAACTTACTGGGCCATCCTATTCAAGTTTTCGAAACGGCGGGCCATACACATGGCCATATCAGCTTTTTAATGGGAAACAGTCTTTTTTGCGGAGATGCCTTGTTTTCAGCGGGATGCGGCCGAGTTTTTACCGGTGATTACGAAGCCCAATATGAAACCTTGCAGAAATTTAAACGCTTGGATGAGGATATACATATTTATCCTGGTCACGAGTATACCGAAACTAATTTACGCTTTGCATACGACACGCAGCCAGACAATGAAAAAATCTTCAATGCATTGAAAAAGGTACGTGACTTGCGTGAAAAAGGAGAGCCAACACTCCCGACAACGATCGGCAGAGAGAAGGAGATTAACCTCTTTCTGCGAGCGGAAACATTGGAAGACTTTATTGAATTGCGCAACGCCCGTGATGACTTCTAA
- a CDS encoding class I SAM-dependent methyltransferase — MKKVNRKTNVDIALEWDQISDVRFQQIRDNKDLSLKHILKPCILELINPCNKEKVLDIGCGTGNLTSYLANYSDEIIGIDLSGKSIEVAAENFQRENMSFQNYSIEQFAKFNNESTYSLVVANMVLMDVAELPTVIKSIKDIIKNNGHFVFTITHPCYWPVYWEYFDENWFNYKEELYIESAFKIATEKVKHRTTHIHRSLEHYVNTLCSEGFIIEKMIEPIPNEEVLPVFPKNNSYPRFMGIRCKLLKTKNKY, encoded by the coding sequence ATGAAGAAAGTAAATAGAAAAACGAATGTGGATATTGCTTTGGAATGGGATCAGATTTCAGACGTTAGATTTCAACAAATTAGAGACAATAAAGATTTAAGTTTAAAACACATTCTTAAGCCATGTATATTGGAGTTGATAAATCCATGTAACAAAGAAAAAGTACTAGATATTGGTTGTGGTACAGGTAATTTAACAAGTTATTTAGCAAACTACTCTGATGAAATAATAGGAATTGATTTAAGTGGGAAAAGTATAGAAGTTGCTGCAGAAAACTTTCAAAGAGAAAATATGAGTTTTCAGAATTACTCTATAGAACAATTTGCAAAATTTAATAATGAAAGTACGTACTCTTTAGTGGTTGCCAATATGGTTCTGATGGATGTTGCTGAATTGCCTACAGTAATAAAGTCTATAAAAGATATTATTAAGAATAACGGACATTTTGTATTTACGATAACCCATCCTTGTTATTGGCCAGTCTATTGGGAATACTTTGATGAAAATTGGTTTAATTATAAAGAGGAACTATATATTGAATCAGCATTTAAAATTGCAACAGAAAAAGTAAAGCATAGAACAACTCATATTCATAGATCGTTGGAACATTATGTTAATACTCTCTGTAGCGAAGGATTTATTATAGAAAAGATGATTGAACCAATACCGAATGAAGAAGTATTACCTGTGTTTCCTAAAAATAATTCATATCCAAGATTTATGGGGATCAGATGTAAACTACTAAAGACAAAGAATAAGTATTAA
- a CDS encoding RDD family protein, giving the protein MIGKRITAHILNRVIILFPSMLLLGGITSLIFPSYFIFGNDQDSGWLIVWLLKYMICLPAVFLDVITLPLEFLKIIEIIVPALLSLIIIEIISITLIKRNIGMKIMGLKIISTKDKPFSIIQITVRTAIKYFSLAFFPFALVFIFFYKDKSSLHDKISCTKVVKIGK; this is encoded by the coding sequence ATGATAGGAAAGAGAATAACTGCACACATTTTAAATAGAGTGATAATTCTCTTTCCATCAATGTTATTACTTGGGGGAATCACCTCACTGATATTTCCAAGTTACTTCATATTCGGAAATGATCAAGATTCAGGATGGTTAATAGTTTGGCTTTTAAAGTACATGATATGTTTGCCGGCAGTATTTTTAGATGTAATTACCCTGCCATTAGAATTTCTGAAGATAATTGAAATAATAGTACCTGCTTTACTAAGTTTAATTATTATAGAAATTATAAGTATCACCTTAATCAAGCGTAATATAGGCATGAAAATTATGGGGCTAAAAATAATATCTACAAAGGATAAACCATTTAGTATAATACAAATAACTGTGAGAACTGCAATAAAATATTTTTCACTGGCGTTTTTTCCTTTTGCACTTGTATTTATTTTTTTTTATAAAGACAAATCGTCATTACATGATAAGATTTCCTGCACAAAAGTAGTGAAAATAGGAAAATAA
- a CDS encoding VOC family protein, with protein sequence MNQVLVEICLRVRDIDATLDFYTELFDFEVASRREFPEDKFDLIYLNSPGSSVQIELTYNYDAEPYVIGNGFSHLGVTVDDLEEMHKICKASSYETSELKGLSGGTPSYFFVTDPDGYRIEVKRKH encoded by the coding sequence ATGAACCAAGTACTCGTTGAAATTTGTTTACGTGTTAGAGACATTGATGCTACTTTAGATTTTTATACAGAGCTTTTTGATTTTGAAGTAGCAAGCCGAAGAGAATTCCCTGAAGATAAATTTGATTTAATTTATCTTAATTCACCAGGTTCTTCCGTACAAATAGAACTTACCTACAACTATGATGCAGAACCGTATGTAATAGGAAATGGTTTCAGTCATTTAGGCGTAACAGTAGATGATTTAGAAGAAATGCACAAGATTTGTAAAGCTTCTTCTTATGAAACAAGTGAATTGAAAGGACTTTCAGGCGGAACACCTTCTTACTTCTTTGTTACTGACCCTGATGGCTATAGAATCGAAGTAAAGCGTAAGCACTAA